DNA from Streptomyces sp. NBC_01476:
AGCGGGCACGGACCGTGCGAGCGGCACGGAGGGCATGGACGACACGGACGGACGGCACGACCGGACGGCACACGGGCCGATCTTCGGCGTCGGAGACTTGTGCGGCGGGGCGGGCTCGTTCAGTGTCTTCTGGGTGTGTCCTGCACCCTGTTCACATCCCGGTTCCGGCTACCCCATTGTCAGGTGAGAGGGATAACGATGTCAGATTCAGCTCCACAGCAGGTCGGTGTCGCCGCCGAATCGACCGCCGGGGAGACCCGCGTCGCGGCCACCCCGGCGACCGTCCGTCAGATCATCGCCCTCGGCTATGACGTGGTGGTCGAATCAGGGGCCGGTACGGCCTCGGGGTTCACCGACGACGCCTATGTTCAGGCCGGGGCCCGGATCGGCGAGGCGTGGCGGGCCGATGTCGTGCTGAAGGTGAACGCGCCCTCACGGGAGGAGGCCGGGCGACTGCGGGAGGGCGCGACCCTGGTGGGGCTGATCAGCCCGGGGCTCGATCCCGGTCTGGTGGAGGAGCTGGCCCGGCGGCCGATCACCGTGCTGGCCATGGACGCGGTACCGCGGATCTCCCGGGCCCAGTCCCTTGATGTGCTCAGCTCGATGGCGAACATCGCCGGCTACCGGGCGGTGATCGAGGCCGCGCATGTCTTCGGGCGGTTCTTCACCGGACAGGTCACCGCGGCGGGCAAGGTCCCGCCGGCGAAGGTCCTGGTGGCGGGGGCGGGTGTCGCAGGACTGGCCGCGATCGGGGCGGCCAGCAGTCTGGGGGCGGTGGTGCGGGCCACCGACCCGCGTCCGGAGGTGGCCGACCAGGTGCGGTCGCTGGGCGGTGAGTTCCTGGCCGTCGAGGTGGCCCAGGAGTCGGCGGGCGACGGTTACGCCAGGGCGACCTCCGAGGCGTACGACCGGCGGGCCGCGGAGATCTACCGCGAGCAGGCGGCCGATGTGGACGTGGTCATCACCACGGCGCTGATCCCGGGGCGGCCGGCGCCGAGGCTGCTGACCGCGGAGGACGTGGCGAGCATGAAGCCGGGCAGCGTCATCGTGGACATGGCGGCGGCGCAGGGCGGCAATGTGGCCGGCACGGTCGCCGGCAAGGCGGTCGTCACCGACAACGGGGTGACCATCATCGGCTACACCGATCTCGCCGGGCGGCTGCCCGCACAGGCGTCGCAGCTGTACGGCACGAACCTGGTCAATCTGCTGAAGCTGCTCACGCCGGAGAAGGACGGGCGGGTGCACCTGGACTTCGACGACGTGGTGCAGCGGTCGGTGACCGTGGTCAGGGACGGCGCGAAGACCTGGCCACCGCCGCCGGTGCAGGTGTCGGCCGCCCCGCCGGCCGGACCGGCGCCCGCGCCGCCGGCCCCCGCGGCGCCGAAGCCGGGCCTGTCCGCGGCGGCGCGCTTCTCGCTGATCGGCCTCGGCATGGTCGCGCTCTTCTTGCTGATCGCCTTCTCCCCCGCCCAACTCGCCGAGAACTTCACGGTGTTCGTACTGGCGGTGGTCATCGGCTACTACGTGATCGGCAAGGTGCACCACGCGCTGCACACCCCGCTGATGTCGGTCACCAACGCGATCTCCGGGATCGTGGTCATCGGGGCGCTGCTGCAGATCGGGCACGACCGGACGGCGGTCACCGTGCTGTCGTTCGTGGCGATCCTGCTGACCAGCATCAACATCTTCGGCGGTTTCGCCGTCACCCGCCGCATGCTCAGCATGTTCTCGAAGGACTGAGGCCGACCCCATGAACGCCAGTACAGCAACGCAGTCCGCGGACGTCGTCGCCGCGCTGCTCTTCATCCTGAGCCTGGCCGGACTCTCCCAGCACCGCACCTCGCGCGCCGGCGTGGTGTTCGGGGCCTGCGGCATGGCGCTGGCGCTGATCGCCACCGTCATCTTCGCCTCCCGTTCGGTCTCCGGCACCACCGTGGCACTGATCCTGGTCGCCATGGCGATCGGCGCGGCGCTCGGCCTGTGGCGGGCCCGCGAGGTGGCGATGACGGGCATGCCGGAACTCATCGCGGTCCTGCACAGCTTCGTCGGCCTGGCCGCGGTCCTGGTCGGCTGGAACAGCTACCTGGAGGTCGAGGCACACGGCTCGGCGCAGACCGCGATCGCCCACGATCTGCTGCGGATCCACCACGCCGAGGTGTTCATCGGCATCTTCATCGGCGCGGTGACCTTCACCGGTTCGCTGATCGCCTTCCTCAAGCTGTCGGCGCGGATCAAGTCCCGGCCGCTGATGCTGCCGGGCAAGAACCTGCTCAACCTCGGCGCACTGGCCGCCTTTGTGGCGCTGACCGTCTGGTTCGCGGTGAGTCCTGGGCTGGGGCTGATGATCGCCGTCACCGCGCTGGCGCTGCTGCTCGGCTGGCACCTGGTGGCATCCATCGGCGGCGGCGACATGCCGGTGGTGGTCTCCATGCTCAACAGCTACTCGGGCTGGGCGGCCGCGGCGGCGGGCTTCCTGCTCAACAACAACCTGCTGATCGTCACGGGCGCGCTGGTCGGCTCCTCCGGTGCCTATCTGTCGTACATCATGTGCAAGGCGATGAACCGGTCCTTCATCTCGGTGATCGCCGGCGGCTTCGGCATCGAAGCCCCGGCGAGCGGCGACACGGAGCAGGGCGAGCACCGGGAGACCACCGCGGCGGAGACGGCGGCACTGCTGGAGAGCGCCGAGTCGGTGATCATCACCCCGGGCTACGGCATGGCGGTGGCCCAGGCCCAGCACCCGGTGGCCGAACTGACCAGGGCGCTGCGGGAGCGGGGCGTCGAGGTGCGCTTCGGTGTGCATCCGGTCGCCGGACGGCTGCCGGGCCACATGAATGTGCTGCTGGCCGAGGCGAAAGTGCCGTACGACGTGGTGCTGGAGATGGACGAGATCAACGACGACTTCGCCCGCACCTCGGTGGTCCTGGTCATCGGCGCCAACGACACGGTGAACCCGGCGGCGATGGAGGACCCCGGCAGCCCGATCGCCGGGATGCCGGTGCTGCGGGTGTGGGAGGCGGAGCAGGTGATCGTCTTCAAGCGCTCGATGGCGTCGGGCTACGCGGGTGTGCAGAACCCGCTCTTCTTCCGGGAGAACACCCGGATGCTCTTCGGCGACGCCCGGCAGAGCGTGGAGGACATCCTGCGGGCGCTGACCCCGCGGGCGCCCGGCTCGGCGGAAGCGGACGCCCGGTCCCGTACCGCGCAGGCGGCTTCGGCCGGCTGAGCCGCGGCCGCCGGTGGCCGGCGCACCTGCCGCCGGGACCCCGCCGCTGGGTGCGGGCGGGGTCCCGGCGGACCGCCGCGGGCGCCGGTCAGGAGCAGGTGATCCGCGGGTCGGCCCAGTCCGCGTGGTCGCTGTCGTTGCCGTCGCCGCCGTCGGTGACGACGAGCTGGACGGTCTGCACGCCGGTGAGGCCGGCGTGCAGGGTCCTGGCGCCGGCCGCGTGGTCGAGGACCCCGCTGTCGGCGACCTTGGTGCCGTCGGCGGTGATCTGGAAGTCGACGGTCCCCTTGCCGTTCTTCTCGTCGTCCACGCCGACGGTGGTGTCCAGGGTGCTGCACAGGCCGCCGAGTTCGTAGGTCACGGTGCTCGGGGCGTTGGTGCCGAGGCCCTTGGCGTACACCGTGCCGCTGATGGTGATCGGGTGGCCGTCACCGGCCGCGGTCTCGCCGTTGCTCTGGTCCTTCTCGACCGGTCCCCACCCGTTGGTGGCGGCGGTCCAGCCCAGATCGCTGAGGTAGCTGGTCCCGGCCGGGGGCGGTACGAAGACGGTGACGCTGCCGGTCAGCGGGACCGTCACGGTCTTCTTGCCGAGCAGGGCGCGGTAGCTCACCGTGCCGTCGAGCGGGTAGCTGCCCGGTGCGGTGCCCGCCGGGACGGTGACCTTCCAGGGGGTCTTGAGCGACGCGCCGCCCAGCAGGAGCAGGCTGCTGCCGGAGCCGGCCGGCTTCACCGTCCAGCCGCCGGGGGCGGTCAGCTTCACGCTGACCTTGGTCGCGGGCAGTGTGCCGAGGTTGGTGACATAGCTGGACAACTGCGCGGTCTGCCCGGGCTGGATGTGTGTCGCCGCGCCGGTCACCCCGGTGTCGAGCAGCGGCGGGTTCGCCAGCGAGGTCACCGCGGACAGCGCGCTGCCGCTGATCCGCAGCAGGACGGTGCCGTGCGCGGGCACGGTCGCGGCCAGTGTGCCGGAGCTCTGGTAGTCGGTGTGCGACCACAGGTCGCGGACGGCGTACCCGGCCCGCTTGGGCAGACCGGCCGCGGTGGCGGTGGTGGAGATCCGCTGCGCCGTGTCACCGGAGTTGAACAGCGCCACCGCGCGGTCGCCGCCGGTCAGCTTCTTGTCCAGTACGTAGGTGTCGCCGGTCTGCGCAAGGACGGTGGCCTGCGCGCCCAGCGGGTCCTGGTCGAGGGCGATGACGTCCTTGTTGCCGAGGATGGCCAGCGTCTCGGGGGTGGCCTTGCGCAGGTCGGTGCCGATGAGCAGCGGGGAGTCCATCATCGACCAGAGCGAGAAGTGCGAGCGGTACTCGGTGTCGGTCATGCCGCCGTTGCCGACTTCCAGCATGTCCGGGTCGTTCCAGTGGCCCGGGCCGGCGTACGGGGCCAGCGGCAGGTTGCTCTTGGTGATGCTGAGCATGCTGGCCCAGTTGTCGCTGATGTCGCCGGTGGTGCGCCAGGAGTTGCCGATGTCGGCGCCCCACTCCCAGGGGTTCTGCTGGCCCCACTCGCAGAGCGAGTAGACGATCGGCCGGCCGGTCGCCGCGAGCGCGTCGCGCATGGCGGAGTACCGGTTGATGAAGTCCTGCCGGGTGCCGTCGCTGTTGTTGTTGCAGTTGTCGTACTTGAGGTAGTCCACGCCCCAGTCGGCGAACGACTGCGCGTCGGTGGTCTCGTGGCCGAGGCTGCCCGGGTACCCGGCGCAGGTGGCGGTGCCCGCGTCCTCGTAGATGCCCAGCTTCAGGCCCTTGGAGTGCACATAGTCCGCGGTGCCCTTGATGCCGTCGGGGAACTTCACCGGGTCGGGGACCAGCCTGCCCTGCGCGTCCCGGGTGTGCGTCATCCAGCAGTCGTCGATGTTGACGTACGTGTACCCGGCGGCCTTCAGCCCGGAGGTCACGAAGTAGTCGGCGGTCTGCTCGATCAGCTGCTCGCTCACATCGCAGCCGAACGCGTTCCAGTCGTTGAAGCCCATGGGGGGTGTCGTGGCGAGACCGTTGTCGAGGGCGGCGGCCGGGGTGGCGGTCGCCACCACGCCCGCGGTGACGGCCACGGCGCCGAGCCCGCCGCTCCACACGACGGCGGCGGTCACACAGGCGAGCAGCCTGCGGACAGGTCTTGGCATGGGGGTTCCTCTGCTCGTGGTGTCGGTGAGTGCGGGCGTCAGCGGCGCTCGCGGCAACGGACGCGGGCATGCGGAAGTTGTGCGGATCCGCGATGATGCGCCGTTCTAAGTCAACGGAAGGAAACAGAGTCGAGCATTCCCGCTCACCGCGAAACCGTAGGAGCCGCCTCGGTGATTTACAAGGCCCGTGCACGTAATGGTTGGCGGGGCCTCAGGTGAGCGAGTGCGGCCGCGCGACACGGGAGTTGGGCCGGCACCGGGCTCCGGCCGCCACCGCGGGACGACGAAGGCCGGGCCCGGCGGCGTCGCGGGGCCCGGCCTCGGGCCGGCCGGAGGAAGGGGGTGCGATGGGGGGCTGACGGCCGGTCAGCGGGGTCCGGTCACGGCCGGGCGGAGTCGTCCGGGAGCGGGATCCAGCGGTGGGACCAGGCCACCACCGCTTCCAGCACCGGGCCGAGTTCGCGGCCCTTCTCGGTGAGGTGGTACTCGATCTGCGCCGGGCCCGCCGCGCCCACCCGGCGTTCGAGCAGCTCGTTCTCCTCCAGGACACGGAGCCGCTGGGCGAGCATGGTGTCGCTGAGCCCGGGCACGGCCGCCTTGATCCGGGCGAACCGGTGGTGGCCGGTGAAGACGGCGCGCAGGATGGCGCCGGTCCACCGGCCGCCGATCAGCTCGATGGCGGAGTGGAACCGCACGCAGACCCGGTGGATCTCGGCAATGGACTCTTCGGACACCTGGAGACCCCCGTCGGCTACGCGCCCTTCGGCGATTCTGCCAGAGCCGGGCGCAGCGGGCGCAGCGCCTCCTCGACCCGTACCAGTTCGTCCAGCATCGACTTGGCCGCGGCGGTCAGCACCTCATTGGGGACCAGGCCCTCCTCCTCGTCCAGGAACTGGTGGACGAAGGGGATGCTGACCGCCTCGAAGACCGGTGTCATCTTCAGCGTCGTGACGACCTGCTTGATCATCTGCACGGCACGGGTGCCGGCCGAGACCCCGCCGTAGCTGACGAAGCCGACCGGCTTGTACTTCCACTCGTTGTGGAGGTAGTCGATGGCGTTCTTCAACTCGGCGTTGTAGCCGTAGTTGTACTCGGGCATGACGAAGACGAAGGCGTCCACCGCGCCGACCAGGGCACTCCAGTCGCGGGTGTGCTGGTGGGTGTAGTTGCCGAACCGCGGGTGGTTGGGCTCGTTCATGAACGGCAGTGCGACCTCGGCCAGGTCGATCAGCTCGACCTCCGCGAAGCCCGCGTGGGCGCGCGCCTCCCCTTCGAACCACTGGGCGACGGGCAGCCCCACGCGCCCGGGCCTGGTGCTCGCCACAATGATTCCCAGCTTCGCCATTGCGTGCTCCTTCAGCAGTACGGATGACGGGTCGTCGTGCTCGCCTCCGCACGGAGAGGAGCGGCGCTAAGAATAACTTAGTGACCTTGGAGCCGGTGCGCCCACCCCCTCCCGGCCACACCCGGCCACCGACATCGCACCGGACGGACACCGAAAAGCGCCCATAACGCGCATAATTCCCTCACCGGGTTCATCCGGTCACCGGGTTCACCGGGTCCGCCGGGTCCGCCGGGTCCGTCCGCTCCTTTCCCGCCTGGAGGTCGCCATCGCCGCCGCGCCGTCCGGGCACCGGCCCGGTGGGGAACCGCCGTCGTGGAAGCGGTGGCCGGCCGGGTGGCGGGCACGCGCGGCGCACCTGCGGCAGGCCGCGGAGCGGCGGTTCCCGGTGATCACCGAACTCACCGCGCGGCTGCTCTCGGTGAACCTGCTGGACGCCGCCACCCGGCTGGCCGCGCAGCTCTTCCTCACCGCGGTCCCGCTGATGTTCGTGGTCGCAGCACTCGCCCCCAAGGGCGTACGGGACCAGCTGGTGACCTCCGCGCGGGACCTGTTCGGGCTCTCCGGGGCCTCGCAGGAGCAACTGCGGCAGGTCTACGCGCGGGGCGACGACGAGACCGAGGCGATCCGGCAGACCACCGGCGTGGTGGGCTCACTGGTGGCGCTGCTGTCGGCCACCGCCAGCAGCCGGGCGATGGCCCGGGTGTGCGAACGCGCCTGGCGGCTGCCGCGGGCGGCGACCCGGGTGGCGGTGTGGCGCTGGTTCGTGTGGATCGTGGCCTGGCTCGGGGTGCTGGTGCTGCAGGGCCCGCTGCGGCACGGCCTCGGAGCCGGGCTCTGGCTCGGGGTGCCGCTGATCCTGCTGGTGGACACCGGCGTGTGGTGGTGGACGCAGCATCTGCTGCTCAGCAAGCGCATGCCGTGGCCGCCCCTGCTGCCCGGCGCGGTGCTCACCGCGCTGGCGATGACCGCGCTCTCCGTCACCGCCCGGATCTACATGCCGATGGCCCTCAACCGGAGCCTGGCCGCGTACGGATCGCTCGGCTCGGTCTTCACCCTGCTCTCGTGGCTGATCGCGATCTGCGCGGTGATCACCTTCACCATCACCGCGGGCGCGGTGCTGGCCACCGAGCCGCCCCTGGGTCCGCTCCTCGACCCCGCCGGGCCGCCGGAGGGCGGCCAGGGGGACGTCTCCACCGGCCGGACCGACACGGCCGGTGGAGCCGGCACGGCCGACCGGACCGGCCGGACGGGCACGGGCGGCCGGGAACCACGTGCCGGCCGCGGCGTCCGCAGGACCAGGTGAGACAACACCGGCCCCGCTATCGCACACACGTTCGAATGTGTGCCAGAATCGCTCCCATGCCCCTCCTCGCCTTCCCCGACGACCTCCTCCAGGCGCAGCGCGACTGGTACGCCACCTACCGCGAACTGGCCGGAAACGGAGCCGGCGGCACGCAGACCACCGTCCTGCGGCGGCGGCTGGTCAGGCTCTCCGTGCGGATCACCGCGCATCCGTTCTGGGCGACCGTGCCCGACGTCGCACCGGCCGCCCGGATGGCACTGAAGGAAATGGCGTGGACCGAGGGGCCGTGAAGCGCGCTCCCGGATGCGGACACCTGGGCCGTATCCGTCCTCGGCGGCTGACGGATCGTCAACATCCGCTGCGGACACCGAAGATGGGGGACCGCACTCGACCGGAGGATCGCCGCTGCCTAGGATGTGGGGCAGCTTCTGCACGTGCGGGATTACTCAGAGTCGAGACGTCATGAGGGGCCCTATGGAACACGGGGACGCGCCGCTGCCCGACAAGATCGACGTGACGGTGCCGAGCGTGGCCCGCATGTACGACTACCTCCTGGACGGAAAGGACAACTACCCGGCCGACCGTGAGGCCACCGAGCAACTGCTCCAGCAGGTGCCGAGCATGAAGGTGCTGGCGCTCAACAACCGTGACTTCCTGCGCCGTGTCGTGCGGGTGCTCGCCCGGGACTACGGCATCAAGCAGTTCGTGGACCACGGCTCCGGCCTGCCCTCGGTGGACAACGTCCACGAGATCGCCCAGGCGATCCACCCCGACGCCCGCGTCGTCTACAGCGACGTGGACCCGATCGTCCTGGCCCACGGGCGCGCGCTGCTGGAGCAGAACGAGAACACCGCCGTGCTGCAGGCCGACTTCCGCGACATCGAGAGCATCTGGGAGAGCCCGGAGCTCAAGCGGCTGATAAAGCTGGACGAACCGATCGCCGCGCTCTTCGTCTCGGTGCTGCACTGCATCAAGGACTCCGACGACCCGGCGGGTGTCGTCCGCAAGGTGCGGGAGAAGCTGCCCCCCGGCAGCTTCCTGGTGGTGTGCCAGCTGGTCAGCGACGACCCGGAGACGCGCCGCTTCGTGACCGAGTTCATGGCCGAGTCCACCGGCGACCAGTGGGGCCGGGTCCGCACCCCGGAGGACGTCGAGAGCTACCTGGCCGGCCTGGAGATCCTGGAGCCCGGCCTGGTGGAGGTCTCCACCTGGCGCGCCGACAACGACCTCGCCCCGAAGCAGCCGAGCGAGGAGTGGATCGAGTTCGGCGGTGTCGCCCGCCTGACCTGACGGCCCGTCACCAGCCGCTCGACGAGGGCCCTTTCCGGCCCGGGGCCCTGCCGCCTGCCGATTACTGGTAGCGCTGCAGGGCCTTCTCCAGCATCACCCGGCTGGCGGCCGGAGTCGCGGCCAGCGCGCTCAGCTCGTCGAGCGCCGCGCGGTAGCGGTCCAGGTCCTCCAGCCGGTCCAGATAGACCGCGCTGGTCATGTGCTCCAGGTAGACCACGTCGGGCAGGAACCCCTGGGCGAACCGCAGATAGGTGACGGCGGCGCCCGGTGTGGCCGCGGCGCTGGCCTCGTAGGAAGCGATCTGCAGGCGGACGCCCGGCTGCCGCAGCACATCGAGCAGATACGTCAACTGGTCCCGCATCACCCGCGGTCCACCGACCGGCCGGTGCAGTACGCCTTCGTCGATCAGCGCCCAGAGCACGGGCGCGCCCGGCTCCCACATCCGGCGCTGCCGCTCCAGCCGCAGCGCGACCCGGCGGTCCACTTCCTCCGCCGGCGCGAGACGGTGGCCGCTGAGCACGACGGCGTGCGCGTAGGCGGGCGTCTGCAGCAGACCGGGGACGAACTGGGTCTCGTAGGTGCGGATCACATGGGCGTCCCGCTCCAGGCCGATGAGCTGCTGCAGCCAGTCCGGGACGACTTCACCGTACGGCTGCCACCAGTCGGGCTGGGCGGAGCGCTGGACGAGACGCCCGATATCGGCGCGCTCCTTGTCGTCCACGCCGTAGAGTGCCAGCAGGTCGTCGACGTCACGCGACTTCAAGGTGACGTGGGCGGTCTCCATCCGGCTGATCTTGCTGGCGTGGGCGCGGATGTGGTGGCCGGCCGCCGCCGGGGTCAGCCCGCGGCTCTCCCGCAGCGACCGCAGATACGTACCGAGCACTCGCGCCATGGCCTTGGCGCCCATGTCGGGCCGCCGTTCAAGCAGTTGTATGGGCGAGACGAGCTGCGGCGAGGCAGGCATACGGGCTCCCAAGCGATATCCGGACAGGCCAGTATTGCATTGGAGAGCCCGCTGCCACTGCCTAACGGGGTTGCTTATCGGCCTACTTCAGGCGCGATTGCCTCTTTCCGCCGGTGAGGGCGGGGTGTCAGCCGGTGAAAGCGTCGAAGTCGCCGTCCTTGGCGCCCTCGACGAAGGCGGTGAGCTCGGCCTGGGTGTAGACCAGGGCCGGGCCGTCGGGGTGGCGCGAGTTGCGCATCGCGACACTGCCGTCGGGCAGCATGGCCACCTCGACGCAATTGCCGCTCTGGTTGCTGCGCCCGCTCTTGATCCACTGGACTCCGGTGATGGAGCTGGCCTGCACGCCGTTGTCGAACTGCTGCACCGAGCATCACTCCTTCGTTGGTTCTGTAGTCCCCCGTGTGCACTTCCGCATCAGGGACCACCATAGATACCCGGGCGCCCGTTGCGCACTTGCGGATGCAATTTCCGATGCAATTGCATCCCGGTGTGCTAAACCTCGATACTGACCGTGTCGGCACGAACTCGATGCGCGCCCGGCAACCTCGCTCGGAGGGGTGACCCGCATGACCACCCAGTCGTCCACCGCCCGGAGTGCTCCCGCCAGGCACCATCAACCGCCGCCCGGCGAGCGGCAGTTGGACTCCTTCCTGCGCGCCGACTGGCGCGCGTGGGGCGGCGGCGGCCGGTCGGACTTCGACGGTGAGGGGTTCGCCGCCCTGCGCTTCGACGCCACCCCGGTCAGCGTCACCCGCACCCGGAGCTTCCTGCGCAGCACCCTCACCGACTGGCAGTTGGCGGAGCTGGTGGACGACGCGACCACCGTCGCCGCCGAGTTGGTGGCCAACGCGGTCACCCACGCCCTCCTGCCGGTGCCCCCGGCGGCGCCGCCGCCGGACGAACCCACCGCCTGGATCGCCCTGTTGCGGATGCGGGACGCGGTGGTGTGCGCGGTGGCCGACCCCAGCCCCGAGCCGCCCGCGCTGACCGAGGCGGACCCGTTCGCCGAATCCGGCCGGGGACTGCACATCGTGGCCGAACTCAGCGACACCTGGGGCCACTCGCCGCCGGAGCCGGCCGGCAAGACGGTCTGGGCCCGGCTGGCCGGCGGACGATGACACCGCGCCGGCCGCTGCCGTGGCTCGGGCGGCTCCGGGTGCCGGAGCAGGGGAACCGCCCGAACCGCTGTCAGCCGGTCCGGCGGACCTCCAGCAGCATCGCCTGGTCCGGGTTGAGCGTCGGCATCGGCACTCCGGCCACCGCCAGCACCGTGCCCGGCAGCGTCACCCACCCGTCGAGCGCCGCCGTGAGCCACGCCGGGCCGCCGGTCTGGTGCCAGGACGGCTCACCGAGGTCGGTACGGACCCGGATCCGGTAGCGGCTGCCGGGGTCAAGACCGGGCAGCGCCACCCGTCCCCACTGCCCCTCGGGCGAGGTGGCCACCCGGGCCCAGGCGTAGAGCGCCGAGGCACCGTCCTGGGCGACCACCCCGTGCAGCAGCACGGCGTCCTCCAGGTCGGCGCGGACCGTCCGCCCGGAGTGCAGCAGCGGGCGGACCTCACGGTAGAGCGCGGTCCACGCGGTGAGCCGGGCGAGTTCCTGCGGGGTGCAGCCGGTGATGTCCCACTCGATGCCGGCGTGGCCGAAGAGCGCGGTGGCGAGCCGGAAGGTGTCCGTGCTGAACCGGTCGGTGGTGTGGCTGGTGGCGGGGCCGACGTGGCTGCCGATCAGTTCGGGCGGCAGGAGCTGGGCGGTCCAGCGCTGGATCGCCTGGCGCTCCACCGGATCGTTGCAGTCCGAGGCCCAGACCCGGTCGGTCCTGGACAGGATGCCGAGGTCGATCCGGCCGCCGCCGCTGGCGCAGCTCTCGATCTCCAGCCCGGGGTGGCGCTCCTTGAGGGTGTCCAGCAGCCGGTAGAGGGCGGTGACCTGGCCGTGGGCGGTGGGCCGGTCGGCCGGGCCGTGCACGGCCTCGTGCACCTCGCGGTTGTGGTCCCACTTGAGGTAGCCGATGGCGTACTTCTCCACCAGTCCGTCCAGCGCGTCGAGCAGATACTCCCAGACGTCGGGGTTCGCCAGGTCCAGCACGTGCTGGTGGCGGGCCGCGGGGCCGACGCCGGCCGCCGGGCCGAGGACCCAGTCGGGGTGCTCGCGGGCCAGGTCGGAGTCGAGGTTGACCATCTCCGGCTCGACCCAGAGGCCGAACTCCATGCCGAGCGCCCGGACATGGTCGACCAGCGGGGTCAGCCCGCCGGGCCAGACCACCGGGTCCACCGTCCAGTCGCCGAGCCCCGCGTGGTCCGAGCGGCGGCCGCTGAACCAGCCGTCGTCGAGGACGAAGCGCTCGACACCGACCTCGGCGGCCCGTTCGGCGAGCCGCAGCAGCCGGTCCAGGTCGTGGTCGAAGTAGACCGCCTCCCAGCTGTTCAGAATGACCGGGCGGGGGGTGCGCGGGTGGGTCGGGCGGTTGCGGAGCAGGGTGTGGAAGCGGTCGGCGAGGCCGTCGAGGCCCTCGTCGGACCAGGCGTAGTGGCAGACCGGGGCCTGGTAGCTGTCGCCGGGGCCGAGCCGGATCTCCCCGGCCCGCAGGAGTTCGCCGCCGCCGAGGACGGCGGCATGGGTGCCGGCGCCCTCCGGCAGGCGTTCGACGAGATAGCGCTGGTCACCGCTCCAGGCGAGGTGGACGGCCCACACCTCGCCGTCGCGGAAGCCGAAGCCGGGGGTGCCGACGGTGACCAGGTAGGGCGAGTCGAGACCGGGTTTGCCGCGCCGCAGCTCACGGGCGTGGGTGCCGTGGTTCAGCGGGCGGCGCTGCGGCGAGCGTTCGCGGCTCCATTTGCCGGTGAAGTCCAGGAGTTCGGTGGCCCGGCGGGGCAGCGGCAGCAGCGTGGTGACCTGGCTGAGGTCGTACGGTGCCGGATCGGCGCCGCCGCGGCGGGTGACGCCGGTGGCGACCGCCAGCACGCCCGAGGGGTCGAGGGTGTAGCGGAGGGTGAAGTCCAGGCCGGAGGTGTCGTCGGCCAGCTCGATGGTCAGTTCGCCGCCGCCGCCCGGTTCCTGGCGGCTGGAGGTCGCCAGCGTGTGGAGCCGGGGGGCGGCGGCGGTACCTGCCAGGTGGCCGGCGTGGGCCGGGGTGCCGGACCAGCCTTCGGCCTCGGTGGGCCAGACGGTGAAGCGGCGGGGAGCGTCCATGGCGTTGTTGAGCACGGCGGCCTCCGCGGTCAGGACCAGCGCGGCGGCGTCCTCGCCGGAGAGTTCGCCGAGGTCAGGGCCCCAGTGCAGGACTCTGGGCACCGGCTCGCTGAGCTCCACGACGAAGCAGGTGCCGGCCGCGCGCAGGGAGACGATCCGCGCGGTGGTGTCGGGCATACAGAGTCCTTTCCGAGTGTCCACCGCAGTGGACGGGTCCGGCCGACCGGGTCCGGCCTGCCGGTGGCCGGCCGGACCCGGTTGTGGTCATGGTGGAACTTCGCGGTCCGTGGACCGCCGCCGGCCGTACGGGGGACGGCCGCCGGTGATCATTCTGCCGCGCTCACTTCTTGCCCAGCAGGGACTTGCTCTGGCTCTGCATGGAGGCGAAGACGCTGTCGCTCTTCTGTCCGGCGAAATACGCCTCGAAGAGCGGGTCCATGGCGTCCTGGACGGCGGCTCCGTTGCCGTAGACCGGGGACGGGTAGAGCACCTTGTTCTTCAGCATGTCGGTGAAGACC
Protein-coding regions in this window:
- a CDS encoding alpha-galactosidase, whose protein sequence is MPDTTARIVSLRAAGTCFVVELSEPVPRVLHWGPDLGELSGEDAAALVLTAEAAVLNNAMDAPRRFTVWPTEAEGWSGTPAHAGHLAGTAAAPRLHTLATSSRQEPGGGGELTIELADDTSGLDFTLRYTLDPSGVLAVATGVTRRGGADPAPYDLSQVTTLLPLPRRATELLDFTGKWSRERSPQRRPLNHGTHARELRRGKPGLDSPYLVTVGTPGFGFRDGEVWAVHLAWSGDQRYLVERLPEGAGTHAAVLGGGELLRAGEIRLGPGDSYQAPVCHYAWSDEGLDGLADRFHTLLRNRPTHPRTPRPVILNSWEAVYFDHDLDRLLRLAERAAEVGVERFVLDDGWFSGRRSDHAGLGDWTVDPVVWPGGLTPLVDHVRALGMEFGLWVEPEMVNLDSDLAREHPDWVLGPAAGVGPAARHQHVLDLANPDVWEYLLDALDGLVEKYAIGYLKWDHNREVHEAVHGPADRPTAHGQVTALYRLLDTLKERHPGLEIESCASGGGRIDLGILSRTDRVWASDCNDPVERQAIQRWTAQLLPPELIGSHVGPATSHTTDRFSTDTFRLATALFGHAGIEWDITGCTPQELARLTAWTALYREVRPLLHSGRTVRADLEDAVLLHGVVAQDGASALYAWARVATSPEGQWGRVALPGLDPGSRYRIRVRTDLGEPSWHQTGGPAWLTAALDGWVTLPGTVLAVAGVPMPTLNPDQAMLLEVRRTG